In Gossypium arboreum isolate Shixiya-1 chromosome 6, ASM2569848v2, whole genome shotgun sequence, the following are encoded in one genomic region:
- the LOC128293782 gene encoding uncharacterized protein LOC128293782, translating to MHPEDMEKTTFITLWGTFCYKVMPFDLKNAGATYQRAMVTLFHDMMHKEIEVYVDDMIAKSRIENEHLQVLKRLFLRLRKFQLKLNPTKCTFGARSGKLLGFIVSEKGIIVDPDKVRAIQKLAPPRTQKEVCGIWDDECQKAFDKVKHYLFNPPVLTPPSPNRPLILYLTVFDSSIGCVLGQHDETGRKEKAIYYLNLMYVETTEEDTSENSSWKLNFDGASNAVEYEACIMGIRAAIDRKIKVLEFDDVTFFYLPHDENQMADALATLASMIRINKQDDMKPIQMSICDAPAHCCNIDEEEERDNHPWYHDILRYVKNREYPGQATENDKRMLRRLANDYILDGEILYKKRKDQILLRCVDAVEAKRILEEVHEGVCGTHANEFTMARKIMRFGYYWSTMQGDCISYAKKCHKCQIYGDKIHVPPSLLHRLLHTPMSRSQQLAGS from the exons atgcatcctgaagacatggaaaagACTACGTTCATAACCCTGTGGGGAACGTTttgttacaaggtgatgccattcgatTTGAAGAACGCAGGAGCAACATATCAAAGGGCTATGGTAACCCtctttcatgacatgatgcataaagagatTGAGGTTTACGTTGACGACATGATTGCAAAGTCTCGAATAGAAAATGAGCACTTACAAGTCTTAAAGAGGTTATTTCTGAGGTTGAGGAAATTTCAACTTAAACTCAATCCAACGAAATGTACTTTTGGAGCCAGGTCAGGAAAATTACTGGGTTTCAttgtcagtgaaaagggaattatAGTTGACCCGGACAAAGTCAGAGCTATACAAAAATTGGCTCCACCccgtactcaaaaagaagtttgtG GTATATGGGATGATGAGTGCCAAAAAGCTTTCGACAAAGTTAAACATTATTTGTTCAACCCTCCAGTGCTGACGCCGCCTAGTCCTAATAGGCCACTGATATTGTATTTAACAGTATTTGACAGTTCAataggatgtgtgcttggccaacatgatgAGACCGGAAGGAAGGAaaaggcgatatattacctca ATTTAATGTATGTGGAAACTACCGAGGAAGACACATCCGAAAATTCTTCTTGGAAACTGAATTTTGATGGAGCATCAAATGCAGTTG AGTATGAGGCGTGTATCATGGGAATTCGTGCGGCCATAGATCGTAAAATCAAGGTGCTAGAG TTTGATGATGTCACTTTCTTTTATCTCCCACATGATGAGAATCAGATGGCCGATGCCCTGGCTACATTAGCTTCTATGATTAGAATAAATAAACAAGATGATATGAAGccaattcagatgagtatttgtgATGCTCCAGCTCATTGCTGCAATATAGACGAAGAAGAGGAGAGAGATAACCATCCTTGGTATCATGACATTCTGCGATATGTAAAGAATCGTGAATACCCCGGTCAGGCCACTGAAAATGACAAGAGAATGTTGAGAAGGCTCGCTAATGATTATATCTTAGATGGAGAGATCCTGTATAAAAAGAGGAAGGATCAAATATTGTTAAGGTGCGTTGACGCTGTGGAAGCAAAGAGAAtcctggaagaagtccatgaaggtGTTTGTGGAACGCACGCCAATGAGTTTACAATGGCTAGGAAGATCATGAGATTTGGGTACTACTGGTCTACGATGCAGGGAGATTGCATCAGTTATGCCAAGAAGtgccataagtgccaaatttatgggGATAAAATCCATGTGCCTCCTTCCCTgcttcat aggctgcttcataCGCCAATGTCACGAAGTCAACAGTTAGCAGGTTCTTAA